In one Campylobacter concisus genomic region, the following are encoded:
- a CDS encoding putative transporter, whose translation MFSSFFKDKKWALWAYGGAIFIILLLVYQTHLNVRINEWYKNFYDIVQNSKDHDVSEFWREIFNFIKIAMPYVVTYTVISFFASHWVFRWREAMTFRYLKFWQNCKSDIEGSSQRIQEDVYRFAKIMESLGVQVLRAIMTLIAFIPVLWELSKSVSLPYIKDIEGSLVYIALIISIGGLIISWFVGIKLPHIEYNNQKAEAAFRKELVYGEDDKSKFCQPNVMLELFTGVKLNYYKLFLHYGYFNLWLISFSQILVIVPYVIMGNGLFSGVITLGVLIQASNAFSQVRESFSVFIDNWTTITELRSVNKRLREFERNINYKA comes from the coding sequence TGGGCTTATGGCGGAGCGATATTTATCATCTTGCTTCTTGTCTATCAAACGCACCTAAATGTCCGTATAAACGAGTGGTATAAAAATTTCTACGACATCGTGCAAAACTCAAAAGATCATGATGTAAGTGAGTTTTGGCGAGAAATTTTTAACTTTATAAAAATCGCTATGCCTTATGTCGTGACTTACACTGTGATCTCGTTTTTTGCTAGCCACTGGGTCTTTCGCTGGAGAGAGGCGATGACGTTTAGATATCTAAAATTTTGGCAAAACTGCAAAAGTGACATCGAAGGCAGTTCGCAGCGTATCCAAGAAGATGTCTACCGCTTTGCTAAAATAATGGAAAGCCTTGGCGTGCAGGTTTTAAGGGCGATTATGACGCTAATTGCCTTTATACCAGTGCTTTGGGAGCTAAGTAAGAGCGTAAGTTTGCCTTACATCAAAGATATCGAGGGCTCGCTTGTTTATATCGCTTTAATAATTAGCATCGGTGGCCTGATTATTTCGTGGTTTGTGGGCATTAAACTCCCACATATCGAGTATAACAACCAAAAAGCAGAAGCAGCATTTAGAAAAGAGCTGGTTTACGGTGAGGATGATAAGTCTAAATTTTGCCAGCCAAACGTCATGCTAGAGCTTTTTACGGGCGTAAAGTTAAATTATTATAAACTATTTTTGCACTATGGCTACTTTAACCTTTGGCTCATCTCTTTTTCACAAATTCTTGTCATCGTACCTTATGTCATCATGGGAAATGGCCTATTTAGCGGCGTTATCACACTTGGTGTGCTTATACAAGCCAGCAACGCTTTTTCTCAAGTTAGAGAGAGTTTTAGCGTCTTTATCGATAACTGGACGACTATAACAGAGCTAAGATCTGTAAATAAACGTTTGAGAGAGTTTGAGAGAAATATAAACTATAAGGCGTAG